GCCAGAAaccagttattgcaggttttagGAAGCACTTTAATATTTTGGTAAATATGCTTATTCGCCTTATTTGACACGTCAGTACATTGAACATGAAGCTAGCTgttagttagcttagcttgtcttagcataaagactagaaacggggcaaacagctagcttctgtcttttaaaataagatataactttattgatctcacgCCAAGGAAATTATGTTGTTGCAAACTGCAATAAtaacaagaacaaagaacaaaggagACGCAGAAAAGGAACAAACGGacaataaaacagatttcaaaataaaacgcaACTATTTTTatgtgtacattatatacagaaAGTGTATAAATACATCTGGTAAGATGTGGATAATAaaactctgtgttttgtgctgtgtcacagtagaaaagtCTGTAACACAGTAGAAACAGGAGGACTTTTAAGTGCACACTGGTGACCACCAgcagcagggggggggggggatttgaCCTGCTGGCCGCCGTCCACTCGATGACATCACTTGATGCAACTCGTGAGTGTGCATGTTGTGGAAAAATGTGGCTGCCTTTTGTTTCCAGTCAGACCCGGTGCTGGACTTCTTCTTGGCCAGACGCAACGACCCCCTCGTATCTCTGGTTGTTGTCCTGGCAACCTCATGGTGCTGACAGGAGTCCTGGAAGGATGCAACGTGTTCATCAGTGtactttaaaggtgctggtggGCAGAACCAGGATAGCAGTCGCCCCCCTTTCCCAGCCTACATACTGTGATAGCCTCGAACAGGCACTGAGAGCGATATCAATCATCTCGGTGGAACGGTGAGATGTTTCAGTGAGGAAGTGGGTTTAGTCTGGCTGTCTGTGAGCTGCAGAGTCTCTGTGGACATAAAGCTCAGGATGAATGAGTCAGACGACTCCCCCTGACCGACGCTCAGcatgcccccccacccccccccccccacccctccaaatcaaacacactttctctctcccatgttttttgtttttcaagtaTTATCCTCATTTCAGTGCTTCAGAACTACTGACCACCCAGGAGCAGACGCATGACTTCAGCTTGATCTCCACCAGAAGCAGTGGGAAAAACATCATGCAGCCTCCtgggacgggggggggggggggggtctgggCAGCTAGTTTACATTAGCACGTAAACAAAACATATAACACAGACCCTGGGGAACATCATGATACGCCCTCCAGGAGAATGCCTGGAGAGGAGCAATAACTATAATATATCTGATATGTATCTGCCTGCCATAAACAGAGGAAGCATCCCAGCGTCTCCGGGGGGGTCGCTTCATGTAAAACAAACTCTGAAGTGTTTGTTTCGGCCCCTGAAGACACATCGGTGGATATTTTTATGCCAAAGTCCAAAAAGGAATCAGGGTGCACTGACGCTTCATGCTGATGAATGAATCCACGCTTCGATCCGGCGTGGCCCCCGTTCACTGGCTGCCACTGGAGTTCAGACGTGATGCAGACATATAAATTAAAGTTTTAGTTATTACCTGTAGAGGCCTGCACAGGTAAAGTCCCTGAGTGCATTTCTGGATAAAACTGAAGTCTCTGTTCAGTTCaaataaataattgtttttcctgttctgttttgttgctctgGTGTTAAGAGAGTTTGGGAGGTGTTAGGTCGCTCTTATCAACCCCACTGTTGCCATGACAGCCTTGTAGCCGTGACAAAATTTTGAGACTTTAACAGACCTttgagaaaaaaggaaaaaaaaaaagattccaGTAAATGTTCACCTTGTGTCCCGGGTCATTTAGCGCCGGCGCGTGAATGCTTGGATTGGAtgtggctgctgcagagtgacGGGAAGGTGACGTCAGGGCAAAGGAACGCAGCTGCTGATTGGTGGACGGGGCCGCTCGGGGttgaggggtgggggggcgcTGGACTGTGGGCGGACACTCGACAGTTTTACAGGGAGCGGATGATGATCAGCGGCAGAAAAGCAGAGCCAGACTGCGGCCGACAGGCGGGTGAGAGACCGTGAACGCGTCTTCTGTCTCCGGCAAAATGTTCTCAGTTTGTCCCaaagctgtgctgctgctcgcggtgtgcgcgcgcgcgtcCTCGGCCGCAGCCAACAACGGTAAGAAAGACCTCAAATGACTTCAAATGAGTGTGAAACAGGATTTTATAATCCTGCAAGTGTGGTAGAGAAAGTTTGATATGATGTAATTTAACGTTAACCTCCTGTTTAGAAGATAATGGCGCTGAAAAGAGGTCattaattagctgattaatcgaTATCCGATCGACAGAAAAGCAATCGGCAGCTGTTCTGATGATAAATTCattgtttcatctgtttcagtATCAAACATTTTGAGGTTCTGACTTGTTAAATATGACGACTTGTTGCTCTCTTTGTCACAGTGACTTGAACATCATgagaaaaaataatcagcagattaattgataatgaaaataagcatTAGTTGCCACCCAGTAACAGAGGTACAGAATAAAAGGTCTTTATGACTTAAGTGAAGGATTTTAATTAATTGTAGTCGAGGAACAGTGAAAACTCTGATCACAGCTTCCTCTAGTCCATCTTCAGatcttcttattttttttaaccaaaagtccaaaagccaaaaatattcagttaaagaataaaacagagaaaagcaacaagtcGCCCGATGTGACAGTATTTTCACCatcgattatcaaaacagtccttttttatttctgtcactcGGCGAATTGATTTAAGGCGTAATCATGATCAGTTAATGtggtgattattttctccattgaTCGTTTGGTCTGAGATATTTGGAGGAAATATTCcagaaagacagcaaatattcacattagaGAATCTGAAACCACTGAATTATCaccagtttttaatgtttttatttcgtTTCAGCTCTCTGATAGAAATCTCTTTATGATTAAAACCTCTCTTGATGTCTTTGTTGAACTGTCTTCTGGCTTTGACTCGTTCTTGTCTCCTCAGGCAGCCTTCAGGTGAGGACCTTTGCCGTGTTTGACCGTTCGGTCACGGATGAGCCGATAGACCTGCGAGGAGTTTATGCAGACGACGATGTCAAGTTCAACCGCTCCGCGCATGTGTGGGTTCGTAACGTGACCAACATCAGGCCGCGGATCTCAGAAGAGGCGCTGCTGTTCCTAACGGGCCCCGTGTCCACCGTCCTCATTCCGTCCTTCTACACGCTGGTCTGCCTGATCAGCGTGCCGATCAACATCTGTGCCGTGCTGGCCTTCGCTCGGAGGATCCGGCCCAAGAAGCCGGCGGCGATCTACATGCTGAACCTGGCCTGCGCCGACCTGCTCTTCGCCCTGCTGCTCCCCTTCAAGATCTCCTACCACTTCGGCGGCAACGACTGGATTTTCGGCGCGCTCATGTGCCGCGTGGTCACCGCGGCCTTTTACTGGAACATGTATTGCTCGGTTCTACTCATAGCGTGCATCAGCGTGGACCGGCTTCTCGCCGTGGTCTACCCCATCGACTCCCTGGCTTGGAGACGGCCACGGAACGCAACCATAGCCTGCGCGGCCATGTGGATTCTGTCCTTCGCCGGCTCGGTGCCGCTCGTCCTCTCCGAGCAGACCTACCACCTTAAAGAGTTGGACGTCACCACCTGCCACGACGTCCAGTCCTCACATGAGCTGATCTGGCGCTACAGGATCTACTTCATCACCCTCTGCTGCGCCCTCTTCTTCCTGCCTCTGCTCGTCACTGTGGTGTCCTACGTCCGGGTGATCTGGTCTCTGAGCAGGGTCCCCCGTGGGGTCCCGGGACGCTCGCGCAGAAGAACAAGAGCAGTGGTGATGGCTTTAACCGTGCTGGtgatgtttgtgctgtgtttcacCCCCACAAACTGCCTGCTTCTAGCCCACTACCTGCAGTTCAACgagggagtggagaggagcCAGGAGGCCCCTGACGGCTCCTACGCCGTATATCTGGTGTTCATGTGTTTGGGGAGCCTGAACTGCCTCCTGGATCCTCTGGTCTACTACTTCGGATCATCCCAGTGTCAGAAGCAGCTATCCGGTGCGCTGAGGTGTGAGAAGGCCGGAGAGCGCCGGAGCGGCAGCCGCTCGTCCAGCAGCAGGACGATCCTAAAATCCGCTCATACAGAAAGCTCCAAGGTGGACACGTCGGTCGCCGAGCTGGACCCTTTCCAGAAAAGCCTCAACAGCCAATACAAGAAGCTGCTGGTCTGACAGAGCCAGCGGGCATTAATCAGTGACTTTAAAGGGAAGTGAACGGACGAAGCACGGAAGGAAGCTGAGATTAGATCAGAGTGTGCCTCGAGAACGCTTCAGTTGATACTatgaaaagcttttgtttttgcactctGTTGTATGATTTTATaagctgttttacatttaatgGAAGGAAACATTTTGTATTCTGTCTGTACATACACGTGCTGTATAGCTCATTTTAAAGCACTTCTACTTAATCGCGTCtgactttgttcattttaaagaaCGATAACCTCCTCTTTCTGCCGTTTTGGTCTGTGATAAATATGTTTTCACGTCGCTGTGGTAGTTTCACAAAGAGGCCAGCAACATGCTGAGCAAACAGCACCGTTTATTTcatgctgccctctgctggctggaTATGTGAAGTGCTTTCATGTGTGTTACTCATTTTACACCATCGTCCAGgttcctctctgctccagcaggtggcgctaCTGTACTGTTAATAAAATGTAACCTGAAGGATGGAGTCAGCTGTGTTTTACTCTTAGGAGACGATTATGTGAGGAAGGAACAACTGAGTGAATAAATACTTTTTGAGTGTTTCAAACAGCCATCCTGTACTTTATTTCTCTAAGTGAGTgttggaaagtaactaagtactttaGTCAAGCACTGTACtctacttgagtatttccatgttatgtaattttatacttctacttcatcTCAGAGACTGATATTGTAcgttttactccactacatttgtctggcagatgacattttttcatccccttcctgtccagtgaaaaccacgtatctccagatcTCGAGTGTTggtgataaactgaaggatgaggttttccttcatgtcctgagaaaattctcctctttcttcagctaaataaactgtttaaaaagcctctcggatcagctggaaatgcgtcgtcacagagctgaaaacaggctgtttttctgagatacgaggttctcacaggacaaacatgtgatgatcttatagaatatgatgcatcgctgtagattaaaccagccaacaggatataaagtagttcaaatgagctcaacctgaaacatctacagcaggaatattaatccacaaacatcagagatgatgttttactgcactacgagtacttttactttaacacTCTAAGTATAttctgctgataatacttatATACTTCTACTTATTTAAGGTTTTGAATGCTTTTACTGGTAGTTGAGTTTTCATAGTGAGGTATTAGTACTTCAATTAAGATtaagatctgaatacttcttccacagTAACTCTTTGTACTCATATTTACTTCtcacacaaatgttttattgtgaaaatgcTGCGACTTATTTGCTCAAttagctgaaaaaaaaaaaaaatgcacatcacaatTCCTGAGCGCACATCTTCAagtttcttgttttgtccgaccagcagtccaaaatcAAAAGATGTTCAATTAATAATTCACTCACTTTATTACaaaaaccagagaaaaacagcgaaccttcacatttgtgaagctaGAACACgagaaagtcacattttcactttcagaaTTATATTCTGATCAGTAAAGCTCCGctgctgcatgtgcaaaaacatgaaGTACTTGAACTGGTAGATGGTCTGAGCTGGTTTTTCACTGGTCTAAACTGGACAGCGAGGGTTTGAAGCTGATCATGACACGAGCAGCGTTAGCAGAAGTGGGTCAGTTTGCATGACAGGTGACTCAATGCAAATCTCACTGCAGGTGTTTCATCTGTTGACCTTAATATCCTGGCTCTATTTAAATATACAAGCTTTAACTTCAGGTTATTTTATTCAGTtatacagaaaatgacacataacTTCTGTTCAGGGTCTCGGAGACCACCGCTGCAAAACACAGTCAAATAAAATAGATTTCTGCTCCTCATACAAGACCTCTCTGAGTGTAATTAACCCTAAACATACAGGAAGTAGAATATCCATGAGTTAGAAAAGGACAGTGCAGGACATACATTTGTTCATGCATACACTTCcaagttaagataagataagataagataggactttatttatcctgagGGACATtctggtgcagcagctgcagagcaaagtGGGAAAGAGTGCAAATATAAgcaaaatatatacataaaaaacatgtctgtcatTAAAGGGCAAACCAAACAGTCACGTAAACAGGCAACCAGACTTAACCAATCAATAACGAAGGAATAAAAGTCAGCAAGTGACTGTGAAGTACAAAATGTTTAGTCATATTAATGAAAAGTGCAGGAAATTTTAGTGCTTTTCTGGTTATTTTCCACATGCTGCAGAGGGGGCTGCAGAGGGGTCTGCAGGGGGGTCTGTGGGACGCAAAACAAAGATGCAATAAGCGACCTGGCTGCTTAATTTCTGCAGGTTGAGGATGAAGATCAAGCTTTTAAACCAGCTCATG
The Chelmon rostratus isolate fCheRos1 chromosome 19, fCheRos1.pri, whole genome shotgun sequence DNA segment above includes these coding regions:
- the LOC121623187 gene encoding proteinase-activated receptor 1-like, with the protein product MFSVCPKAVLLLAVCARASSAAANNGSLQVRTFAVFDRSVTDEPIDLRGVYADDDVKFNRSAHVWVRNVTNIRPRISEEALLFLTGPVSTVLIPSFYTLVCLISVPINICAVLAFARRIRPKKPAAIYMLNLACADLLFALLLPFKISYHFGGNDWIFGALMCRVVTAAFYWNMYCSVLLIACISVDRLLAVVYPIDSLAWRRPRNATIACAAMWILSFAGSVPLVLSEQTYHLKELDVTTCHDVQSSHELIWRYRIYFITLCCALFFLPLLVTVVSYVRVIWSLSRVPRGVPGRSRRRTRAVVMALTVLVMFVLCFTPTNCLLLAHYLQFNEGVERSQEAPDGSYAVYLVFMCLGSLNCLLDPLVYYFGSSQCQKQLSGALRCEKAGERRSGSRSSSSRTILKSAHTESSKVDTSVAELDPFQKSLNSQYKKLLV